From Solanum stenotomum isolate F172 chromosome 2, ASM1918654v1, whole genome shotgun sequence:
ATAATCTAAGCAAATAACTTACGAgattttcatgcatatattatcctcacacttaaaaatgatataaaaagaatattaccaaCTTCCGAGTACCAAAATTAGCcggttcatgcttcacacaaacattcaaaacaaatagtaaatttagtatattacaagacttgggtttacacaccccaaaaagaacaaaacatataaccatacttatattacaacccatggtgacatgatcaaattagccctcaaaatttcatgtaaatgtacaacacatagatcatgtacaagtcccaaggtttatacaaaatatagatgcctatatgcaaatgtgatcttccttaaggctctcaaaatctccatctccaaTTGCCAGCTTCATGCATCCTCTCGACTATTCCCTatgatagaaacaactatcgctaagcatatagcttagtggtataaaaactataggttcggaGCCCGCAGATTCATCAAGctacctttctcaagtcatgagcagcacaattgaaacataataaatacatcaagtaaacaatatataaagagtatcaagttcgatatttaaagatccatatgtcaagaacgctcatagcactattttccaagagattcaataacaaagCTCGCCCAATATAAACATTATGTCGTCACACTAAGCATAAACAGatatcaagaagggtcgacGCCCTGTTCAAGAAgagtcaaagcccaataatcaagagaaccaagaaccatttaaaaaatggctttctagtttgTACTTAAAATAGACAACTTCCATACTTAAGACGAACTAAAAACCCAGAGTCAAGATGGAAAATGAtctgaatcaagaggcatgccaatagtgagaaagtcagccacaagaaggacaaggtcccaacaagagtgcaggtgatcaaacaatccgtacaagtgggcgagttacaaggataccaacacaacaatgcaaagtgacaagaggtaaccaaggtaccaataTAAACTTTGAGATATACCAGCAGGTAACAAGAGTACAAGTATAAGTTTATACACCAACCTCAGTGCTTTAGCATAGAAACAGTCCCACACAtcttcaagagttcaaaccgtaGACCAACTAACGTATCAAGGTCCTCTACTTGTTCACGATTATATAtaaccttaaaaataaaattaaataacttctttagtTCCTAGTTGTTCaataatattgatataaaatatgattatcatcacaagtaagcttagcCTGTAGAAATACGattatgctcccaaaacagtaatTCTTGTCAtcctagtacctcatgtcgcaacttaAATTTGAAATGGTAAACGGCAAAACTGGACTTTAtatccttcatgaaagatgtaaatacatctcttaaggttgcaaataatcaagaatcaccACAAAATACATAGGAGTTGTAGGTATGGGAATTAGCGTTTCAAATCATATTTGATCACTGTAAACGAAGTTCTAAAGAACGAGATACGCTTAAAACAcaaaacactacccagctcgaAAACAGATTTCATCACTTACCAAAGGGAAAGgtgtgtctcgaattccagccaaaaggaccaagtttttttctcttgtgattttgaagaacaatctgTTTAGATAAAGTTCTAAGGTTCTTAGACTTGAGGGAAATGAATTTCACTAGAGGAGGTGTGAAAATATAGTCAcaaaagtgatgtttatcacTTGTACAGCTGTCACTAAAAGGGGCTGCCCAAACAAAAAGTGTGCTGCcaaaaatgcatacatatatacctatatgTATATCCCTCACCTCCCTTTAAAGTTATAGATAATTCCAATTAGAATATTTCGTAAATACCCCAATACAATCCCTTCaattacgatcacaatttatgtttaGCAGGTTTGCAAATGTCACAAGATTCCAAGTTCctaaaatgagaataaaacataCTGTTGTAATTAAGGAATGGTGTATCGACATGCGAATCTTGGTTTTAGTATTTAGGGAGTGTTACAACTCTCTCCCCCTTAAAGAAACTTTGTCTCGAAATTTACCTTACACTAGTCTCGCAACAAGTGCGGATACTGGGTCCTCATGTCCTCTTCTCTCTCCCAGGTATCTTCTTTTCTAGAATGGTTCCTCCAAAGTACCATTACTAAGGGGATTCTCTTGTTTCTAAGTTGTTTTACTTCCCGAGCTTGAATTAGGATAGGTTCTTCATTATACGTCAAGTCAAGATTAACCTCAATAGATTCAACTGGAAGAACATGAGATGGATCAGAACGATATCTCCTGAGCATAGAATCATGAAAGACATTGTGGATCTTGTCTAACTTAGGTGGCAAAGctaatttatatgcaactgGTCCAACCCTTTCAGGTATCTCATAAGGTCCAAtaaatcggggactaagttttccaTTTTGGCAaaatctcataatctttttccaTGGAGACTCCTTTAAGAATACTTTAGCCCCAATTTGATATTCAATATCACGCCTTTTAAGATCAGCGTAGGACTTTTGTCTATCCGAAGAAATATTTAGACGATCCTTGATAATTTTTACCTTGTCCTCTATTTGTTGCACAATTTCAGGACCAATAAGCTTTCTTTAACCAACTTCACTCCAACAAAGAAGGGTCTGACACTTTCTTCCGTACAAGGCTTCATAGGGAGGCATTCCAATACTTGATTGGTAACTGTTattgaaagaaaattttatCAAAGCCAAGTGTTTGTCCCAACTACGCTCAAACTCCATAATGCAAGCTCaaagcatatcctccaaaatttgTATCACTCTTTCCGACTGGCCGTCTGTCTGAGGATGGAACAAAGTGCTAAATTTCAAATTAGTACTCAAAGCTTCCTGCAAGCTACCCAAACATCTAGATGTAAACCTTGGGTCTCAGTCATATACAATAGACACAAGGATCCCATGTAGtcttacaatctcattaatgtacaaTTCGGCTAAACGCTTAAGTGAGTAATCCATCCTGATTGCTAAGAAGTGAGCACTCTTGGTAAGCCCGTCCACAATCACCCATACCGCATCATGATTTATCTGAGTGCGAGGAAGTCTAGAAACAAAATCCATAGTTATTCTCTCCTATTTCCATTCCGGCATCGACATAGGTTGTAGTAAACTAACTGGGACCTGATGTTTtgcctttacttgttgacaacCAAACATTTTGAAATGAATTCCACAatgtctctcttcataccattccaccaataataTTCTTTAATGGTTTGGTACATCTTTGTACCTCCTGGATGCATTGCATATGGTGAAGTATGTGTTTCACTCAATATTTCTTTCCTCAATTTGTCATCATTAGGGACGCATATACGTGCAAATTAGCAATAACTGAATGATTTGAATCAAGTGTAAACCAAACATTCACGGATCTTAACTCAAGGAGCAACGGTAAAGGACTCAAAGAAATGCTTGTGAAGGATTTTCGACTTATGGCATCTgcaaccacattagctttacttGAATGATAATCAATCGTGTAGTCATAATTCTTGATAAGTTCAAGCCATCTACGTTGTCTTAGGTTTAACTCCTTCTGAGGACCCAAGTACtttaagctcttgtgatcaATGAATATATGACACTTCTCTCCATACAAATAATACCGCCATATCATTAAAGCAAACACTATAGCAGCAAGATCTAGATCATGAGTAGGATAATTCAATTTATGCAATTTTAATTTCCGAGAGGTGTAAGAAATAACTTTCCCTTCTTGCATCAAAACGAATCCTAGAACATTGTGAGAAGCATCACTGTATACTACATACTCTT
This genomic window contains:
- the LOC125855934 gene encoding uncharacterized protein LOC125855934 yields the protein MDFVSRLPRTQINHDAVWVIVDGLTKSAHFLAIRMDYSLKRLAELKLIGPEIVQQIEDKVKIIKDRLNISSDRQKSYADLKRRDIEYQIGAKVFLKESPWKKIMRFCQNGKLSPRFIGPYEIPERVGPVAYKLALPPKLDKIHNVFHDSMLRRYRSDPSHVLPVESIEVNLDLTYNEEPILIQAREVKQLRNKRIPLVMVLWRNHSRKEDTWEREEDMRTQYPHLLRD